The genome window GATCAGCGACAGGCATTTTGGAATCGGTTCAGACGGGCTGATTCTGATCGAACCGTCCGCTATTGCTGATTTTAAGATGGATATTTATAATGCAGACGGTTCCCGGGCGAAGATGTGTGGAAATGGAATACGCTGTCTGGGAAAATATGTTTATGAGTATGGACTTACGGGAAAGACACATTTGACCATCGAGACGCTCTCCGGTATCCGAAAGCTTGAACTTTGTGTGTCAGGCAGGGAGGTGGAGGCCGTCAGAGTGGATATGGGTACGCCCAGATTTAATTCGCATTGCATTCCCATACTGAGCGAGAAAGATCTGGTTCTCGATGAGGTCATCGAGATTCAGGGAGAGAGGTATCGCATGACGGGAATTTCCATGGGAAATCCGCACGCAGTCGTATTTGTGGAGGATACAGAGAATTTTCCGGTGGAAAGAGTGGGGCGGCTGTTCGAGTTCCACCCCAGATTCCCGGAGCGGATTAACACGGAGTTCTGTCAGGTGTTGGACCGCAGACACTTAAAGATGCGGGTATGGGAGCGGGGATCGGGCGAGACCCTCGCCTGCGGGACGGGGGCCTGCGCAGTTTTGGTGGCCGCGGTACTTAATGGCTTGACAGATGCCAAAGTACAAGTTAAATTATTAGGAGGAGATTTATCCGTAGCATGGGACCGCCAGCTTAACCGGGTATATATGACCGGACCGGCTGTAAAAGTATTTGACGGAGTTATTTAAGTTGCCAGGCATACTTAAGAAGAGGTTTGGTTAAGCGCATGTTGACAGTGGTTTGAGTGGAATGTCCGGTTGGTTAAAGAATACCGGCTGTTCAGAAAAGCGGTATCGGAAAGACTACGAATAACAATAAGTTATAGAAAAAGAACAGGAGAAGACGACGATGTATACAGTAAATGAAAATTATTTAAAATTACCGGGCAGCTATTTGTTTTCCAATATAGCTAAAAAGGTAGCGGCCTTTGCCGAGGCGAATCCGGAGGCTCCGATTATCCGTCTGGGGATCGGTGATGTGACGCAGCCGATCGCTCCGGCTATTATTGAGGCACTTCACAAGGCGGTCGATGAGATGGCGCACGCAGAGACCTTCCACGGTTATGCGCCGGATCTGGGCTATGAGTTTTTAAGAAGCGCGGTTGCGAAGAATGATTTTCAGGCAAGAGGTTGCGAGATCTCTGCGGACGAGATCTTTATTTCTGACGGAGCAAAGAGTGATTCCGGTAACATTCAGGAAATTTTTGGGCCGGATTGTAAAATTGCAGTGTGCGATCCTGTTTATCCGGTATATGTGGATACCAATGTCATGGCCGGACGAACCGGTACATACGATCCGAAGACGGAGACATGGAGTAATGTGATTTATATGCCGTGTACCGAGGAAAATCATTTTTCACCGGAATTGCCGAAAGAGACGCCGGATCTGATCTACCTCTGCTTCCCGAACAATCCGACAGGTGCGGCGATCACGAAGGACGAACTGCAGAGATGGGTAGATTACGCGAATAAAGCAGGCGCGGTAATTATTTATGATGCAGCTTATGAGGCGTATATTACCGAGGAAAATGTACCGCATAGCATCTTTGAGTGCGAAGGGGCAAGAACCTGTGCAATCGAGCTTAGAAGTTTTTCGAAAAATGCAGGATTTACCGGAGTGCGTCTGGGTGCGACTGTGATTCCGAAGGATTTGAAATGTGGAGATGTGATGCTTCATTCTTTGTGGGCGAGACGTCACGGAACCAAGTATAACGGGGCACCGTATATCGTACAGAGGGCGGGCGAGGCTGTTTATTCCGAGGCAGGAAAAGCGCAGACTTAAAGAACAGATCGCATATTACCAGAAGAATGCAAGAACGATTTACGAAGGCCTGAAGAGTGCAGGTTACAATGTGTCCGGTGCAGTGAATTCACCGTATATCTGGCTTAAGACTCCGGGACAGATGACTTCCTGGGAGTTCTTTGATTTCCTGCTTGAGAAGGCCAATGTAGTGGGAACTCCGGGGTCTGGATTTGGCCCGAGCGGGGAAGGATATTTCCGGCTGACGGCATTTGGAACCTATGAGAATTCCTTAGAGGCCATCAAGCGGATTCAGAATATTTAAGAGAAGAGTGCCTGGGACATGGTTGCTCGTGGTGATAAGAGGCGAAAAAATAGCTTTGAGGTGTGACCAGGCAGAGAAAAATTGAATAGGAAGATGGGAAAAGCCACAGGATTTGCAAAATGCAAGTTACTGTGGCTTTTCTTTGGTTTTGTGGCTAATAAAAACCACAAAACCTGTAAACACAAGTTTTGTGGTACCCACCAAATAAAAAATCGGAGTGACAGGATTTGAACCTGCGGCCTCTACGTCCCGAACGTAGCGCTCTACCAAGCTGAGCCACACTCCGATGTTATGTACCGGACATTCCTTAGAATATCCGGCTTTCCTTATTCAATTAAGGAGCTACGGATAGAGGACTCGAACCTCTACTAACAGAGTCAGAGTCTGCTGTGCTGCCATTACACCAATCCGCATTAGTGTTTTGCAGTTGTCCGCATCAACAGCGAACAATAGTATTATATCAAAACTCCGACAAAATGCAAGCCTTTTTTTGAAAAAAATTAAAGAAAGTCTTTTTGGTGATATGGATATATTTTTCTGATATTATTAATTGGAATGGGCATTGTGAGAGAATATTTTAACATTGCTTTTTAGATATGAAAGTGATAAGAATTGTGGTAAGATATTCACGAAAGCAATGAGCAGTGCCAAATCACAGGAAAAGCAATCGGCTGCTTGCAGACGAATTGTTTTTCCTGCGATTTGATAGGGCGAAAGCCCGTGAACGAACGGGCAAAGCTCGTGAGTTCGCACTGCGGACTATAGTATAATATGACCACTTGAAAATTCTAAACCAACAAATACTACAGGAGGATTACCCATATGGAACTTGTGAAGGGAAGACCGGAGGATACGATCGGCAGACTGCCCAGAGAGGTTGAGGTCTATGATCTGCTGGACAGTCTTGGAATAGAATATTACCGCACAGATCATGAAGAGGCGAATACGATGGAAGCGTGCAATGAGATAGACAGGATACTCGGAGCAACGATTTGCAAAAACTTATTCCTCTGCAACCGACAGAGGACACAGTTCTATCTATTGATGATGCCGGGCGAGAAGGTTTTTAAGACGAAAGATCTGTCAAAACAGATTGGTTCCTCGCGTTTGTCCTTTGCAGAGGCGGAATATATGGAAGAATTTCTGCATATCCACCCCGGAGCGGTGTCGGTGATGGGGTTGATGAATGATAAGGAGCACCATGTTCAGCTCCTGATTGATAAGCCGGTGGCAGAAAGCGAGACAGTCGGCTGTCACCCCTGTGTCAGCACTTCCAGTATGCGTATGAGAACGAAGGATATATTGGAAAAATTTCTTCCGGCGGTGCATCATGAGCCGATTATGGTAGATTTACCGGATTATGCAGAAAAAGAAGAGTAGAGGAGCGTTTAGGAAGGAAATGGAGAATAGTAGAAAAAGAATCAGAATATCATGGTTCCTGCTGGGCGTTCTGCCGTTTGTTATTTCTCTTGGAATACAGATCGTGGCAGTTATGGTGGGAAGTGAAGTGACCCGGGACATGGGAATGTATATGGTATTTTATCAGGTGCTTGCGATTCCGATATTTGGTCTGTGGTATTACCTTGGAGAAGGTAAAAAGCAAGGATTTCGCTCAACTAAAGAGGGATTAAGGCAAGGATTTGGCCTGCTTGTAGTCACAGCGCTTGCGCTGCAATTTGGAAGCAGCCTGTTCTTGATTTTCGCCCAGATCGTGATGCCGGGATTCATGCAGGAATATTTGGAACTGGTGGAGACCTCCGGGCTTGGGAGCCTCACATTTTCCATGATTTTTTATACGGTCATTTTGGCACCTATTGGAGAAGAACTAATCTTCCGGGGAGTGACTATGCGGTATTTTAAGGGAGCTTCCGGGAAATTCTGGATAGCCAATGTATTACAGGCGGCTCTTTTTGGTCTGTATCATATGAATGTGATCCAGGGCTTATATACCTTTATTCTAGGGCTTGCCATGGGATATGCGGTGAGAACTTACGGGACGGTGACGGCGGGAATCGTGATGCATATAGTGATCAACGGTTCCGGCTATCTTTTGATGAACGTACAGATTCCGGCGGTATTTACGCTGGCCCTGGAAGTGGCGGGTGCAGTTATTGCGGTATGGGGAATTTGTAAAATGAAAGAGAAAAAGAGGGCGGAAGAAGAGCGAGAAATGAGCGAAATGACTGGTGACGAATAGAGAACGGTTCCTTTATGGGCGGAGGCAGTGGAGATAGTATGAATATCAAGGATTTAGAGACGTTTGAAGCAGTTGTGGAAGAGCAAAGTATCACCAGGGCGTCAAAGAAATTATATATTACCCCTCAGGGAGTCAGCAAGATCATAAAAAATTTGGAAAAAGAATGCGGGTGTGTACTGTTCGTGCGTACAGCCCACGGTCAGGCGCTTACAGAGGCAGGAGAGCGTTTTGCAAAGTACGCGATGCGGGTGCGGGCGGAACATCATGCTATGCTCACTGATATGCTCCGTATCAGGCAAAAGGAACATGGGGTGGTAGATTTGATATCGGCATATGGAATTCTGAGACTTCTGACGCCGGACTGTATTCTGGATTTTAAGCGGAAATATCCGGACATTGAGTTTCACTATCGGGAATATCCTGACAGACAGGTAGAACGGCTGTTTCAGGAAAGAGAAGGCAATGTGGCATTTTCCATCGCCGATTTTGAAGAAGGGTGCTATGACGTGTCGGAAATAGAGACATTTCCAATTCGGCTTTTAGTAAATACAGACCACCCTTTAAGCCAAAGAAAATCGGTCACGATTGAAGATTTAAGAGGGGAACCATTATTTATCGAAAGCAGCCAGTTTAAAATTCATCATCTGATTGTAGAACGGTGTCGAGAAGCCGGGTTTAAACCGAATATCATTTTTGAAACAAGCGGATTCAGCCTGTGCCATAAAATGGTGAAAGCCGGGAAAGGTATTTCTGTCACAGTGGATTTTGTGTTTGACGATATGAAGGCTGACGGGTTGGTCATGATACCGTTTTCCGACGGGGAGTACCAGTGGAAGGCGTGTATGCTGACGCGGAAGGGGGAAAAGCCGGGCGAGGCAGTAGAACTTTTTGTCGCGCACGTCAGAGAATGGCTTTCCCTGATTCGGACAGGGGTTATCACCAGATAGTGAAGAATTGGAAACGAAATGTTGAAGGGATACCGTATTTTCTTTCTTTTTGTACAATTTAGAAAGAGAGAAAAACGGTATTTTTTGTATATTTTTTCGTAAATATAGAAAAAAAGTATATATAGAATATTTTTATAGAAAATCTCGATTTGTTGATGCAAGGGCTTAATGATAAAATAATATCATGAAAGAATTTCGTGTATGACAAAGGAGGAAATAACGATGAATATCAAACAGGAGATCAGCGTAAAGAAAGTAGTCAAAGATGCAGAGGATAATTTCAGAAATGGATATTTCTGTTGTGAGGCTCTGGTAGCCGCAATTCGCGATAACTTTGAACTCGATGTACCGAAGGAAGTAATTGCTATGGCATCTGGTATGGCAGTTGGTGCGGGAAAATCTGGCTGCATGTGTGGCGCGCTTAACGGTGGAATTCTTGCGCTTGGGCTGTTCTTTGGCCGTACTGAGCAGAATGGACCACAGGATCCGAAGGTCGTAAAATGTATGCAGCTTACGCATGAACTCCATGACTGGTTCAAGGAAGCAAATGGAAAACATTCCTGCTGCTGTCGTGTGTTGACAAAAGAATTTGATATGGGAAAAGGGGAACACAAACAGCAGTGTATCTACTTTACAGGACTTTGCGCAGGTAAGGTGGCTGAGATTGTAGTTCGCGAGCTGGGACTTACGAACCTCGATGAACAGACTTCTTAATATACGGATAGCGTTATATCCTACAGCTTGATTCGCATAAAAGATACAAAAGACAGGAGAATAAAGGAATGAAAGAGGTAATTAAAAAAGTCCCGCTGCCAATCTGCGGCGTGATGCTGGGCTTTGCGACACTGGGAAATCTGCTGCAGAGCTATTCGGAAGGAATCCGGTATGCCTGTGGAATCGTCTCAGCAATTTTACTGGTACTGTTTTTGCTGAAACTGATCATGTTCCCGAAGATGATAAAAGAGGATATGAAAAATCCAATCATGGCAAGTGTGTCTGGAACCTTTCCCATGGCACTCATGTTGCTGAGTACATACGTGAAGCCATTTATTGGGAAAGCTGCATTTTACATCTGGCTGTTCGCGATTGCACTTCATGTTGTATTGATTGTGTATTTTACCATACAGTTTATCTTAAAATTGCAGATGCCAAAAGTGTTCGCCAGCTATTATATTGTATATGTGGGAATCGCAGTGGCAGCAGTAACAGCTCCGGCTTATGAACAGCTTGGAATCGGAACAGCAGCCTTCTGGTTCGGGTTTGTGACATTAATCGGACTTCTTGTGCTGGTTACAATGCGTTATACAAAGTATAAGGAGGTGCCGGACCCGGCAAAACCGCTGATCTGTATCTATGCAGCTCCGACAAGTCTGTGTATCGTAGGTTATGTGCAGTCTGTCACTCCGAAGTCCAGAGGATTTCTGCTGGCGATGCTGGCTGTGGCTACGGTGCTTTATATTTTTGCTGTGGCAAAGGCAGTAGGGTATTTGAAGCTGCCGTTCTTCCCGAGCTATGCGTCCTTCACCTTCCCCTTTGCGATCAGTGCGGTTGCCACTAAACAGACGATGGCTTGTCTGATGAACATGGGACAGCCGATGCCGGTTTTGAAATATGTGGTATTGGTCGAGACGATTCTTGCAGTTTTGTTTGCAGTGTATACTTTGATTCGTTTTATGGGCTTCCTATTTGCAAAAAAATAAAAGGGCTATGGTAAAACTAGCTGAAAAAGTGGTTGTTTATGCAAAAATATTGTATAAATAACCACTTTTCTTTTTCACTGTACCATGGTAGAATAGGGAGAAATAAACGGAGAGAGCAAAAAGCCTGTCCGAGTATGTATAGCAGTCAGACAAATGCATGAAAGGCATTCGCCTGAGACACATGGAAACTGAAAATAATATGGATTGAGAGGAAGAAAATTATGAAAATGAAGAAATTAGGACTGGTACTTACAGCAATCGCGTGCATGGGAATGATCACTGCATGTGGTTCCAAGGATTCTGCAAAGGGGGATTCCAAAGGGGAGGAGAAAAAAACTCTGGTCATGGCGACCAATGCGGAGTTCCCGCCGTATGAGTATTATGAAGGAGACGAGATCGTAGGTATTGATGCTGAATTTGCAGCAGCGATCGCTGAGAAGC of Roseburia hominis contains these proteins:
- a CDS encoding CPBP family intramembrane glutamic endopeptidase, which gives rise to MENSRKRIRISWFLLGVLPFVISLGIQIVAVMVGSEVTRDMGMYMVFYQVLAIPIFGLWYYLGEGKKQGFRSTKEGLRQGFGLLVVTALALQFGSSLFLIFAQIVMPGFMQEYLELVETSGLGSLTFSMIFYTVILAPIGEELIFRGVTMRYFKGASGKFWIANVLQAALFGLYHMNVIQGLYTFILGLAMGYAVRTYGTVTAGIVMHIVINGSGYLLMNVQIPAVFTLALEVAGAVIAVWGICKMKEKKRAEEEREMSEMTGDE
- a CDS encoding prolyl-tRNA synthetase associated domain-containing protein; translated protein: MELVKGRPEDTIGRLPREVEVYDLLDSLGIEYYRTDHEEANTMEACNEIDRILGATICKNLFLCNRQRTQFYLLMMPGEKVFKTKDLSKQIGSSRLSFAEAEYMEEFLHIHPGAVSVMGLMNDKEHHVQLLIDKPVAESETVGCHPCVSTSSMRMRTKDILEKFLPAVHHEPIMVDLPDYAEKEE
- a CDS encoding LysR family transcriptional regulator, with the translated sequence MNIKDLETFEAVVEEQSITRASKKLYITPQGVSKIIKNLEKECGCVLFVRTAHGQALTEAGERFAKYAMRVRAEHHAMLTDMLRIRQKEHGVVDLISAYGILRLLTPDCILDFKRKYPDIEFHYREYPDRQVERLFQEREGNVAFSIADFEEGCYDVSEIETFPIRLLVNTDHPLSQRKSVTIEDLRGEPLFIESSQFKIHHLIVERCREAGFKPNIIFETSGFSLCHKMVKAGKGISVTVDFVFDDMKADGLVMIPFSDGEYQWKACMLTRKGEKPGEAVELFVAHVREWLSLIRTGVITR
- the dapF gene encoding diaminopimelate epimerase, giving the protein MKFTKMHGIGNDYVYVNCMRETIENPSKIAKEISDRHFGIGSDGLILIEPSAIADFKMDIYNADGSRAKMCGNGIRCLGKYVYEYGLTGKTHLTIETLSGIRKLELCVSGREVEAVRVDMGTPRFNSHCIPILSEKDLVLDEVIEIQGERYRMTGISMGNPHAVVFVEDTENFPVERVGRLFEFHPRFPERINTEFCQVLDRRHLKMRVWERGSGETLACGTGACAVLVAAVLNGLTDAKVQVKLLGGDLSVAWDRQLNRVYMTGPAVKVFDGVI
- a CDS encoding TDT family transporter; its protein translation is MKEVIKKVPLPICGVMLGFATLGNLLQSYSEGIRYACGIVSAILLVLFLLKLIMFPKMIKEDMKNPIMASVSGTFPMALMLLSTYVKPFIGKAAFYIWLFAIALHVVLIVYFTIQFILKLQMPKVFASYYIVYVGIAVAAVTAPAYEQLGIGTAAFWFGFVTLIGLLVLVTMRYTKYKEVPDPAKPLICIYAAPTSLCIVGYVQSVTPKSRGFLLAMLAVATVLYIFAVAKAVGYLKLPFFPSYASFTFPFAISAVATKQTMACLMNMGQPMPVLKYVVLVETILAVLFAVYTLIRFMGFLFAKK
- a CDS encoding C-GCAxxG-C-C family protein; amino-acid sequence: MNIKQEISVKKVVKDAEDNFRNGYFCCEALVAAIRDNFELDVPKEVIAMASGMAVGAGKSGCMCGALNGGILALGLFFGRTEQNGPQDPKVVKCMQLTHELHDWFKEANGKHSCCCRVLTKEFDMGKGEHKQQCIYFTGLCAGKVAEIVVRELGLTNLDEQTS